A single window of Malus sylvestris chromosome 5, drMalSylv7.2, whole genome shotgun sequence DNA harbors:
- the LOC126624191 gene encoding uncharacterized protein LOC126624191 has translation MAGSVMLQSLCCITAQSPNCYKNQSLAFTHSQFFSSNSSLRLKKQSLLSAVRIKRQRTQNHRFVVAVVFASQSNFFKALQTAWKVGRDGVEAGTNLVPNSVPRPVARVSVTIVALTLSLFVLKSFLSTAFFVLATMGLVYFIFIALNKDGGPRWSGGTTSTPKEDRMDDSLEEARRIMEKYK, from the exons ATGGCGGGTTCGGTTATGCTGCAAAGCCTGTGCTGCATAACCGCACAATCCCCAAATTGTTACAAGAATCAATCCCTAGCTTTCACCCACTCTCAGTTCTTCTCCTCCAATTCATCTTTAAGGCTAAAGAAGCAGTCTTTGCTCTCAGCTGTTCGGATTAAGAGGCAGAGGACTCAGAATCATCGctttgttgttgctgttgtatttgcttcaCAGTCCAACTTCTTCAAAG CTCTGCAAACGGCATGGAAGGTTGGGCGAGATGGAGTTGAGGCAGGAACCAATCTCGTGCCG AATTCAGTACCGAGACCAGTTGCAAGGGTTTCCGTGACTATAGTGGCGTTGACTCTTTCACTATTTGTGCTCAAATCTTTCCTGTCTACAGCTTTCTTTGTGCTG GCTACGATGGGACTTGTATACTTTATATTCATTGCTTTGAATAAGGATGGAGGGCCGAGGTGGAGTGGAGGCACCACCTCAACACCAAAGGAGGACAGGATGGACGACAGTCTGGAAGAAGCCAGAAGAATCATGGAGAAGTATAAGTAA
- the LOC126624188 gene encoding alcohol dehydrogenase 1-like — MHKMHKSFRTLVHNDHFLKLLNNQKSRFLRPELYSTSAHAGRAIISKAAVAWEAGKPLVIEKVEVAPPQASEVRVQIKYTSLCHTDVYFWEAKGQTPLFPRIFGHEAAGVVESVGEGVKNLKPGDHVLPVFTGECGDCPHCKSEESNMCELLRINCDRGVMIGDGKARFSQNGTPINHFLGTSTFSEYTVIHEGCLAKIDPKAPLDKVCILSCGVSTGLGATLNVAKPKKGSSVAIFGLGAVGLAAAEGARISGASRIIGVDLNPNRFEQAKNFGVNEFVNPKDHNKPVQEVIAEMTDGGVDRSLECTGNINSMISAFECVHDGWGVAVLVGVPTKDAIFKTNPMKVLDERTLKGTFFGNYKPRSDLPSLVDMYMNKKLEVEKFITHRLPFSEINKAFDLMLKGEGLRCIISMEE; from the exons ATGCACAAAATGCATAAGAGTTTTAGAACATTGGTGCACAATGACCATTTCTTGAAGCtcctaaataaccaaaaatcTCGATTCCTCAGACCAGAACTTTACAGCACTTCGGCTCATGCTGGCCGTGCGATCATCAGCAAAG CGGCTGTTGCTTGGGAAGCAGGGAAGCCCTTGGTGATAGAGAAGGTGGAGGTTGCTCCACCGCAAGCCAGTGAAGTTAGGGTCCAAATCAAATACACCTCTCTTTGTCACACTGATGTCTACTTCTGGGAAGCCAAG GGCCAGACACCATTGTTCCCTAGGATTTTCGGACATGAAGCAGCTGG CGTCGTTGAGAGTGTTGGCGAAGGCGTTAAGAACCTCAAGCCGGGGGATCATGTGCTTCCAGTTTTCACTGGGGAATGTGGGGATTGCCCACATTGCAAGTCTGAGGAAAGCAACATGTGTGAGCTGCTGAGAATCAATTGCGATAGAGGAGTCATGATTGGTGATGGGAAAGCAAGGTTTTCGCAGAATGGGACTCCGATTAATCACTTTCTCGGCACATCCACATTTAGCGAGTACACAGTTATCCACGAAGGCTGCCTCGCCAAGATCGACCCAAAGGCACCGTTGGATAAAGTCTGCATCCTCAGTTGTGGTGTGTCAACCGGCTTAGGTGCCACTCTGAATGTAGCAAAACCAAAGAAGGGTTCTTCAGTTGCTATCTTTGGACTTGGGGCTGTTGGCCTCGCT GCTGCAGAAGGTGCAAGAATTTCTGGGGCATCAAGGATTATCGGGGTAGACTTGAATCCCAATAGATTTGAGCAAG CCAAGAACTTCGGAGTAAACGAGTTTGTGAACCCGAAAGACCATAACAAGCCAGTGCAGGAG GTTATCGCTGAGATGACGGATGGTGGAGTTGACAGAAGCTTAGAGTGCACCGGGAACATTAATTCGATGATCTCCGCTTTCGAATGTGTTCATGAT GGGTGGGGTGTAGCGGTGCTAGTAGGAGTGCCAACCAAAGATGCAATCTTCAAGACAAACCCCATGAAAGTACTTGATGAAAGAACCCTCAAAGGAACATTTTTCGGCAACTACAAGCCTCGGAGCGACCTTCCCTCTCTCGTGGACATGTACATGAACAAG AAGCTGGAAGTAGAGAAGTTTATAACGCATCGACTTCCTTTCTCGGAGATCAACAAAGCTTTTGACCTAATGTTGAAGGGGGAAGGCTTGCGGTGCATCATTAGCATGGAAGAGTAG